One window of the Natronomonas marina genome contains the following:
- a CDS encoding 30S ribosomal protein S11 has product MADDKTWGIAHVYASFNNTIITVTDLTGAETITKSSGGTVVKQNRDEASPYAAMQMAEVVAEEVQDAGVEGVHVRVRGPGGNQQTNPGPGAQATIRALARAGLEIGRIEDVTPIPHDGTRGPKNAGF; this is encoded by the coding sequence ATGGCAGACGACAAGACCTGGGGCATCGCGCATGTGTATGCCTCGTTCAACAACACGATCATCACCGTAACGGACCTGACCGGCGCCGAGACGATTACGAAGTCCTCCGGCGGCACGGTCGTGAAGCAGAACCGCGACGAGGCGTCGCCGTACGCCGCCATGCAGATGGCGGAGGTCGTCGCCGAGGAGGTCCAAGACGCCGGCGTCGAGGGCGTCCATGTCCGGGTGCGCGGTCCGGGCGGCAACCAGCAGACCAACCCCGGACCGGGCGCGCAGGCGACCATCCGTGCGCTTGCCCGTGCCGGCCTGGAAATCGGCCGCATCGAGGACGTGACTCCCATCCCGCACGACGGCACGCGGGGCCCGAAGAACGCAGGGTTCTAA
- a CDS encoding DNA-directed RNA polymerase subunit D gives MAEEYDVTFIDRDDRSARFLVRGVTPAFANGVRRAILADVPTLSIDSVRVIENSSVMFDEQIALRLGLVPLTTPDDYRPDDEVTLAIDVEGPATAYSGDLVSTDDQVQPAEENVPIIELKEGQRLELEADATLGVGKDHAKHQGGVAVGYRHLQRVEVVGEKGEFEDDDPEIIRGVIEADGELVPTEEFDNDLSQRYPGKDVEVEDVPNAFVFSVESDGSIPVEELVLDAVETLEARADELEEAVQL, from the coding sequence ATGGCAGAGGAGTACGACGTAACGTTCATCGACCGCGACGACCGGAGTGCGCGGTTCCTCGTCCGCGGCGTGACGCCCGCGTTCGCCAACGGGGTCCGGCGGGCGATCCTCGCCGACGTGCCGACGCTCTCGATCGACTCCGTGCGCGTCATCGAGAACTCGTCGGTCATGTTCGACGAGCAGATCGCGCTCCGGCTCGGTCTCGTCCCGCTGACGACGCCGGACGACTACCGGCCGGACGACGAGGTCACGCTGGCCATCGACGTCGAGGGGCCGGCCACCGCCTACTCGGGCGACCTGGTGTCGACCGACGACCAGGTCCAGCCCGCCGAGGAGAACGTTCCCATCATCGAACTGAAGGAGGGCCAGCGGCTCGAACTCGAGGCCGACGCGACCCTCGGCGTCGGCAAGGACCACGCCAAACACCAGGGCGGCGTGGCGGTCGGCTACCGGCACCTCCAGCGCGTCGAGGTCGTCGGCGAGAAAGGCGAGTTCGAGGACGACGACCCCGAGATCATCCGGGGCGTCATAGAAGCCGACGGCGAACTCGTCCCGACCGAGGAGTTCGACAACGACCTCAGCCAGCGGTACCCCGGCAAGGACGTCGAGGTCGAGGACGTGCCGAACGCCTTCGTCTTCAGCGTCGAGAGCGACGGGTCGATCCCGGTCGAGGAACTCGTCCTGGACGCCGTCGAGACGCTGGAGGCACGCGCGGACGAACTCGAAGAAGCGGTCCAACTGTAA
- a CDS encoding 50S ribosomal protein L18e, which yields MSSKTNPRLTSLIADLKSTARNGGSEVWNDVAERLEKPRRTHAEVNLGRIERYAQEDETVIVPGKVLGSGALRKEVTVAAVDFSSTAQTKIDQVGEAIELEQALEDNPDGSNVRVIR from the coding sequence ATGAGTAGCAAGACGAACCCGAGGCTGACCAGTCTCATCGCGGACCTGAAGTCGACCGCCCGCAACGGCGGCAGCGAGGTCTGGAACGATGTGGCCGAGCGCCTCGAGAAGCCCCGGCGCACGCACGCGGAGGTCAACCTGGGCCGCATCGAGCGGTACGCCCAGGAGGACGAGACCGTCATCGTGCCCGGCAAGGTGCTCGGGTCCGGCGCCCTCCGGAAGGAGGTCACCGTCGCCGCCGTCGACTTCTCGTCGACGGCCCAGACGAAGATCGACCAGGTCGGCGAAGCAATCGAACTCGAACAGGCACTCGAAGACAACCCCGACGGCTCGAACGTGCGGGTGATTCGATGA